One Acinetobacter colistiniresistens DNA segment encodes these proteins:
- the pstC gene encoding phosphate ABC transporter permease subunit PstC has product MNLLLIGVLLALVAIAYQIGLSKSRNLAGKGNNSAALHSRPGYYGTLVALWCGVPAFLILIIWNLVEPSVLQHIIFNNIPASVSSTLDGAGRDVLTSRVKAIASGFGVTDQPVAYEIVAAQQLAKFQTIGSFAKIAVVISAALAGLVWAKRHVSQQFRARNQVEKAINVGLILCSGVAILTTIGIVLSMLNEALHFFRFVSPFDFFFGTEWNPGFSTSGNAEGSYGILPLIWGTLMVSGIALLVAVPIGLMIAIYLAEYASSSLRSWAKPAIEVLAGIPTIVYGVFALMIIGPFFKMLGEHVGLHINATSALTAGFVMGIMIIPFVSSLSDDIITQVPRALRDGSLGLGATKSETIRQVVLPAALPGIVGAFLLAASRAIGETMIVVLAAGNSPLLHVNPLEAVSTVTVTIVNQLTGDTDFASPQALVAFALGLTLFVITLGLNIIALYIVRKYREQYE; this is encoded by the coding sequence ATGAATCTGCTACTTATCGGTGTGTTATTAGCCCTTGTGGCCATTGCATATCAAATCGGGCTGAGCAAAAGCCGTAACCTAGCAGGTAAGGGAAATAACTCAGCAGCACTACATTCTCGCCCTGGTTATTATGGGACATTGGTTGCTTTGTGGTGTGGTGTTCCTGCTTTTTTAATTTTGATCATTTGGAACTTGGTAGAACCGAGCGTTTTACAACATATTATTTTCAATAATATCCCAGCTTCTGTAAGTTCGACTCTGGATGGTGCAGGGCGCGATGTCTTGACCAGTCGAGTAAAGGCAATTGCATCTGGTTTTGGGGTGACTGACCAGCCTGTAGCTTATGAGATTGTAGCAGCACAACAACTGGCAAAATTTCAAACGATTGGTTCTTTTGCAAAGATCGCAGTGGTGATCAGTGCAGCTCTTGCAGGTTTGGTCTGGGCAAAACGTCATGTGAGCCAGCAATTCCGTGCACGTAATCAAGTTGAAAAAGCCATTAATGTCGGCTTAATCCTGTGTTCTGGTGTTGCGATTTTGACAACGATCGGAATCGTTTTATCAATGTTGAATGAAGCTTTGCATTTTTTCCGTTTTGTTAGTCCATTTGATTTCTTTTTCGGGACTGAATGGAATCCAGGTTTCAGTACATCAGGCAATGCAGAAGGCAGTTATGGCATTTTACCCTTAATTTGGGGCACCTTGATGGTGAGTGGTATAGCCTTACTTGTGGCCGTGCCGATTGGCTTAATGATTGCAATCTACTTGGCTGAATATGCATCATCAAGTTTACGTTCTTGGGCTAAACCTGCGATTGAAGTGTTGGCGGGTATTCCAACTATCGTCTATGGTGTATTTGCACTGATGATTATTGGTCCATTCTTCAAAATGTTGGGGGAGCATGTTGGATTACATATTAATGCAACCAGTGCACTCACCGCAGGTTTTGTGATGGGGATTATGATTATCCCGTTTGTCTCATCACTGTCTGACGACATTATTACGCAAGTTCCTCGTGCGTTACGTGATGGTTCACTGGGCTTAGGGGCAACAAAATCAGAAACGATTCGTCAGGTAGTTTTACCTGCCGCATTACCCGGGATTGTTGGCGCATTTTTATTAGCGGCATCCCGTGCAATCGGTGAAACCATGATTGTGGTACTCGCTGCCGGAAATAGCCCATTACTACACGTTAATCCATTAGAAGCAGTTTCTACGGTTACAGTGACGATTGTGAACCAGTTAACTGGCGATACTGATTTTGCCAGCCCACAAGCACTGGTGGCATTTGCCCTTGGTCTGACGTTGTTTGTCATCACGTTGGGTTTAAACATTATTGCACTGTACATCGTGCGTAAATATCGTGAGCAATACGAATGA
- the pstA gene encoding phosphate ABC transporter permease PstA: protein MSSSNTTSLDPNSLDPQVAAEQREQRKRKIQSSLAKRHRREKTFRFAGFSAVVIGLAFVALLFSSILSKGLPAFWQNSITVPIYFDPAIINAGAKPKPMPGETPAHFEERFVAWQTEMGMVDWDALIVNGMVAKDKTLESQRDYLGSLYTSSEAYRLRDMVLKNPALVGSKQEIKFLADANVDVWLAGNIDRSLPDDQQQLEPEVRQLADKLKAEGIIKSTFNTNLFVSPDSRSSPATSGLAGAFMGSLFMMLIVIAISIPIGVASAIYLEEFAPKNMMTDIIEVNINNLAAVPSIVFGLLGAAIFIGWMHLPLSAPLVGGLVLSLMTLPTVIITTRASLKAVPPSIRQAALGLGASKVQTIFHHVLPLALPGILTGAIIGVAQALGETAPLLLIGMSAFVANIPATPLDQATALPVQIYLWQGNELRNFFEGRTAAAIIVLLALMIGLNGLAIWLRKKFEVRW, encoded by the coding sequence ATGAGTTCATCAAATACAACTTCTCTGGATCCGAATAGCTTAGATCCACAAGTGGCTGCTGAACAACGTGAACAGCGCAAAAGAAAAATTCAAAGCTCTTTAGCCAAGCGTCATCGCCGTGAAAAAACATTTCGTTTTGCGGGTTTCTCCGCAGTTGTGATTGGTCTAGCCTTTGTTGCTTTACTCTTCAGTAGTATTTTAAGTAAAGGTTTACCTGCCTTTTGGCAAAACAGTATTACGGTACCTATCTATTTTGACCCAGCCATTATCAATGCTGGTGCAAAACCAAAACCAATGCCAGGTGAAACACCTGCACATTTCGAAGAGCGTTTTGTGGCTTGGCAAACTGAGATGGGGATGGTGGACTGGGATGCTTTAATCGTCAATGGCATGGTTGCGAAAGATAAAACTTTAGAATCTCAGCGCGATTATTTGGGAAGTTTATATACCAGTTCTGAGGCCTATCGTTTACGTGATATGGTATTGAAAAATCCAGCTTTAGTTGGCAGTAAGCAAGAGATCAAATTCTTGGCTGATGCCAATGTGGATGTTTGGTTAGCAGGCAATATTGATCGTTCATTGCCAGATGATCAGCAGCAACTTGAACCTGAGGTACGTCAACTCGCAGATAAATTGAAAGCAGAAGGAATCATCAAGAGTACTTTTAATACCAATTTATTTGTCAGTCCAGACTCACGAAGTTCGCCAGCAACAAGTGGTTTGGCTGGTGCTTTCATGGGTTCGTTATTCATGATGCTCATTGTTATTGCTATTTCGATTCCAATTGGTGTTGCGAGTGCAATCTATCTTGAAGAATTTGCACCCAAGAATATGATGACCGATATCATTGAAGTTAACATTAACAACTTGGCTGCGGTTCCTTCCATTGTATTTGGTTTGTTAGGTGCTGCCATCTTTATTGGCTGGATGCATTTACCGCTATCTGCACCATTGGTGGGGGGGCTGGTGCTTAGCTTAATGACCTTGCCTACTGTGATTATTACCACACGCGCCTCATTAAAAGCCGTACCGCCATCGATTCGTCAAGCCGCACTTGGTCTTGGGGCATCAAAAGTACAAACCATTTTCCATCATGTCTTGCCACTAGCATTGCCAGGTATTTTAACTGGGGCAATTATTGGTGTAGCTCAAGCTTTGGGTGAAACAGCACCATTACTGTTAATTGGGATGAGTGCATTTGTTGCCAATATCCCTGCCACACCGCTGGATCAAGCAACGGCCTTACCTGTACAAATTTATTTATGGCAAGGTAATGAATTGCGTAACTTCTTTGAAGGACGTACCGCAGCAGCGATTATTGTATTACTTGCACTCATGATTGGTTTAAACGGCCTTGCTATTTGGCTCCGTAAGAAATTTGAAGTGCGTTGGTAA
- the pstB gene encoding phosphate ABC transporter ATP-binding protein PstB, with protein MNTIDIMNAVEKDKSVNPQQTEFTSPEGQVQQSNTAFVSQFETAASNKKPKTSEVKISTKDVHVYYGDSEAIKGIDLDVYQNEVIAFIGPSGCGKSTFLRTLNRMNDTIDSCRVTGKVTLDNQDIYDPNLDVVLLRAQVGMVFQKPNPFPKSIFDNVAYGPKLHGLARDKYDLEEIVENSLRKAGLWDEVKDRLSQPGTGLSGGQQQRLCIARTIAVSPEVILMDEPCSALDPIATAKIEELISELSEQFTIAIVTHSMQQAARVSDRTAYFHLGDLIEVNSTEKVFTQPDHQLTEAYITGRFG; from the coding sequence ATGAATACGATTGATATTATGAACGCCGTAGAAAAGGATAAATCAGTGAATCCACAGCAAACAGAATTTACTTCACCTGAAGGGCAAGTTCAGCAATCGAACACGGCATTTGTTTCTCAGTTCGAAACGGCTGCTTCGAATAAAAAGCCAAAAACCAGTGAAGTGAAAATCAGTACCAAAGATGTTCATGTTTACTATGGTGATTCTGAAGCGATTAAAGGGATTGACCTAGATGTCTACCAAAATGAAGTGATTGCTTTCATTGGTCCATCAGGTTGTGGCAAATCGACATTCTTGCGTACCTTGAATCGTATGAATGACACTATTGATAGCTGTCGCGTGACGGGTAAGGTCACTTTAGATAATCAAGATATCTATGATCCAAACCTTGATGTGGTGTTGCTGCGTGCTCAAGTGGGCATGGTGTTCCAAAAGCCCAACCCATTTCCAAAGTCTATTTTTGACAATGTTGCTTATGGCCCTAAATTGCATGGCCTAGCACGTGATAAATATGATTTAGAAGAAATCGTGGAAAATAGCTTGCGTAAAGCAGGCTTATGGGATGAGGTTAAAGATCGTTTAAGCCAGCCAGGTACAGGTTTGTCAGGTGGTCAGCAACAGCGGTTATGTATTGCGCGTACCATTGCCGTGAGCCCGGAAGTGATCTTGATGGATGAACCATGTTCGGCACTTGATCCAATTGCAACAGCAAAAATTGAAGAGTTGATTTCTGAGTTGTCAGAACAATTTACGATTGCAATTGTAACGCACTCAATGCAACAAGCGGCGCGTGTCTCTGACCGTACTGCTTATTTCCATTTGGGTGACTTGATTGAAGTGAACTCGACTGAAAAAGTATTTACTCAACCAGATCATCAGTTAACCGAAGCTTATATTACAGGGCGTTTTGGTTAA
- the sohB gene encoding protease SohB has product MLFHLPKFPAEIRISHLNARVNEQRKKIAQTTASRLELLQLVQQLAKEAKVRKKNDQKIYVLDFKGDVQASAVDTIREEITLILATAKAGHDRVVVRLESPGGMVHGYGLAAAQLVRLRDAGFHVTICVDKVAASGGYMMACIANEIISAPFAVVGSIGVVAQVPNFNRLLKQHNVDFELYTAGEYKRTVTMFGENTPEGKAKFEEELQQTHSLFKHFVEKYRPQLDVAKVATGEHWYGEDARELNLVDKLQTSDEYLLSLLGKHDIYVINTRKRPTLGEKLGLQAAQMAENLIPAVMGKITDSLAKANSTLVQMRDPKF; this is encoded by the coding sequence ATGTTATTCCATTTACCTAAATTTCCTGCTGAAATACGTATTAGTCATTTAAATGCGCGTGTGAATGAACAAAGAAAAAAAATTGCGCAAACTACAGCATCTCGTCTGGAGTTATTACAGCTGGTTCAACAATTAGCGAAAGAAGCGAAAGTTCGTAAAAAGAATGATCAAAAAATTTATGTCCTCGATTTTAAGGGCGATGTACAGGCTTCCGCTGTTGATACCATTCGTGAAGAAATTACTTTGATTTTGGCAACTGCGAAAGCAGGGCATGACCGTGTTGTGGTTCGTCTGGAAAGCCCAGGCGGTATGGTGCATGGCTATGGTCTGGCTGCAGCTCAGTTGGTGCGCTTACGTGACGCAGGGTTCCATGTCACGATTTGTGTAGATAAAGTGGCGGCAAGTGGCGGTTATATGATGGCATGTATCGCCAATGAAATCATTTCTGCGCCTTTCGCAGTTGTTGGGTCGATTGGTGTGGTTGCACAAGTACCAAACTTCAATCGTTTGCTCAAGCAGCATAATGTCGATTTTGAACTTTACACGGCTGGTGAGTATAAACGTACTGTGACCATGTTCGGTGAAAATACCCCAGAAGGTAAAGCGAAGTTTGAAGAAGAGTTACAGCAGACACATTCACTATTTAAACACTTCGTTGAAAAATATCGTCCGCAGTTGGACGTTGCAAAAGTGGCAACGGGTGAACACTGGTATGGTGAGGATGCACGTGAGTTGAATTTGGTGGACAAACTGCAAACCTCTGATGAGTATTTATTAAGCTTGCTTGGCAAGCATGATATTTATGTAATTAATACGCGTAAACGTCCAACTTTGGGTGAAAAACTAGGTTTACAGGCGGCTCAAATGGCTGAGAACTTGATTCCTGCTGTCATGGGTAAAATTACAGATAGCTTAGCTAAAGCCAACAGTACACTGGTACAAATGCGTGATCCAAAATTCTAA
- the blp2 gene encoding Ig-like repeat protein Blp2 has translation MTRVVVFSKKNSNVLQDAQLQKVLLDQPSIVQIGVNQGDIKSIVKQGNDLVITLKSGEKIIVSDFYNEANLTEHSLALSKGDGTYAVAEFDDSGKFVRYSTMTQATQLQHTAMTTQAASASAAADESGISKSQLLKVGLAALAAEGVYLWAVKDDDAGKNKSTQPIDITPPVTPTANLGADTQTITGKTEAQAKIVIRDAVGKVIATGQADAEGNYSVKLDQPLVNGGKVSVTAVDNAGNVSKATVVTGNKDTIAPDAPTAQLNADGTIVTGKAEANAKVSIYDADGKLLGSVTANKEGLYSINVSPALTSEKGGTVIAEDAAGNKSKPSQVFAGKDTVAPDQPLVEVNKEGNSIQGRTEANGKIQIKNADGQIIGSGTADAQGKFQITLSPALTTDQKASLVVEDAAGNQSKPLEITAGKDTIAPDKAVAEINAAGDTVTGTAEANSKIEIRSADGKTLYGSGTVGADGKFTITLSSALTDKNIGKIYIIDAAGNRSDATDVIGTKDTIAPNKPILQTVTDDVGPVKGPIVAGGDTDDTKPTLSGIGEAKALLTVYDNGQPIGTVTVGDNGKWSFNVNQDLSLGTHKITLTLTDAAGNISEVSDAFSFNVVAPVAKASLADTVDLNSLHGNLPETAVMNTEKANLNELLPSSVQTSNQLDSVLDQLLSNHNVTPVTTNTSNSALVHSDYAQTVKVDPLDQLAVLQHSII, from the coding sequence ATGACAAGAGTCGTTGTTTTTTCAAAGAAAAACTCGAATGTTTTACAGGATGCGCAATTGCAAAAAGTGCTATTAGACCAGCCCTCAATTGTGCAAATTGGTGTAAATCAGGGTGATATTAAATCAATTGTCAAACAGGGTAATGATCTTGTTATTACGCTAAAAAGTGGTGAGAAAATCATCGTCAGTGATTTTTATAACGAAGCCAATCTCACAGAGCACAGTTTGGCCCTTTCTAAAGGTGATGGGACTTATGCTGTTGCGGAGTTCGATGATTCAGGAAAGTTTGTGCGTTATTCAACGATGACACAAGCGACTCAGCTTCAACATACAGCGATGACGACACAAGCTGCATCTGCTTCGGCTGCTGCTGATGAATCGGGGATTAGTAAATCACAGTTGCTCAAAGTTGGTCTGGCAGCCTTAGCCGCTGAAGGTGTGTATCTATGGGCTGTAAAAGATGATGATGCAGGCAAGAACAAAAGTACGCAACCAATTGACATTACACCACCAGTTACCCCAACTGCAAACTTAGGTGCAGATACTCAAACGATTACAGGTAAAACAGAAGCCCAAGCAAAAATTGTAATTAGAGACGCTGTAGGTAAAGTAATTGCAACTGGCCAAGCCGATGCAGAAGGAAACTATAGTGTCAAATTGGATCAGCCTTTGGTCAATGGTGGAAAGGTGAGTGTGACTGCTGTCGATAATGCAGGCAATGTCTCGAAAGCAACTGTGGTAACAGGCAATAAAGATACCATTGCACCCGACGCACCAACAGCACAACTCAATGCAGACGGTACCATTGTCACAGGTAAGGCAGAAGCAAATGCCAAAGTATCCATTTATGATGCTGACGGTAAACTCCTTGGCTCTGTCACCGCAAATAAAGAAGGTTTATATTCAATCAATGTGTCACCAGCATTAACAAGTGAAAAAGGCGGAACCGTTATTGCTGAAGATGCTGCCGGAAACAAGTCCAAACCTTCTCAGGTCTTTGCTGGAAAAGATACTGTAGCACCAGACCAACCGCTAGTTGAGGTTAATAAAGAAGGGAACTCTATTCAGGGGCGGACAGAAGCCAATGGCAAAATACAAATTAAAAATGCAGATGGACAAATTATCGGTAGTGGAACGGCAGATGCCCAAGGCAAATTTCAGATTACACTTTCACCTGCCTTAACGACGGATCAAAAAGCGTCTCTTGTTGTAGAGGATGCTGCGGGCAATCAGTCTAAGCCACTTGAAATAACAGCCGGAAAAGATACCATTGCCCCTGATAAAGCTGTTGCTGAAATCAATGCGGCTGGGGATACTGTGACTGGAACGGCAGAAGCAAACAGTAAGATTGAAATTAGAAGTGCTGATGGTAAAACATTGTATGGTTCAGGTACGGTGGGAGCAGACGGAAAGTTTACGATTACGTTATCATCGGCGCTAACCGATAAAAATATCGGTAAAATTTACATCATAGACGCTGCCGGCAATCGTTCTGATGCGACTGATGTTATTGGAACAAAAGACACGATTGCACCGAATAAACCCATACTACAAACGGTGACAGATGACGTTGGCCCAGTAAAAGGCCCGATTGTTGCTGGTGGTGATACCGATGATACAAAGCCAACCTTATCAGGCATAGGTGAAGCAAAGGCGCTACTGACGGTCTATGATAATGGTCAGCCAATTGGAACTGTAACGGTTGGAGATAATGGCAAATGGAGCTTTAATGTTAATCAGGATTTAAGTTTAGGGACACATAAAATTACTTTAACATTGACTGATGCTGCGGGAAATATAAGTGAAGTCAGTGATGCATTTAGTTTTAATGTGGTGGCACCCGTTGCTAAAGCATCTTTGGCAGATACGGTTGATCTGAATTCGCTTCACGGTAATCTGCCAGAGACTGCAGTGATGAATACTGAAAAAGCGAATTTGAATGAGTTATTACCTTCTTCAGTTCAAACATCAAATCAGTTGGATAGCGTTTTGGATCAACTGCTTAGCAACCACAATGTGACGCCTGTAACAACAAATACAAGTAATTCTGCTTTGGTTCATTCTGATTATGCACAAACCGTCAAGGTGGATCCGCTGGATCAACTGGCCGTGCTGCAACATTCCATTATTTAA
- a CDS encoding DUF2238 domain-containing protein, with translation MIEKQLGLKHYLALVTVLLAVAIASIQPLEFEAYLLHQAGTVLMLIILIIAMKKIGLSFYCFCLYLGFLLIHILGAHYLYSYVPYNDWIGQIFDFDLNKSMGWSRNMYDRLVHFAYGLLLYPFFYRGFQVWLPSAKSLTLFLLVIQFVMASSMFYELIEWWIAISLSPEDAENYNGQQGDIWDAHKDMLLATIGAILMGSIQLLKDKTLIQK, from the coding sequence ATGATCGAAAAACAACTGGGGTTAAAACATTATCTTGCACTTGTAACTGTACTTCTGGCGGTTGCGATTGCAAGTATTCAGCCTCTTGAGTTTGAAGCCTATTTACTCCATCAAGCCGGTACCGTTTTGATGCTGATCATACTCATCATCGCGATGAAAAAGATTGGTCTCAGCTTTTATTGTTTTTGTCTCTACCTCGGCTTTCTTCTGATCCATATTTTGGGCGCGCACTACTTATATTCTTATGTCCCGTATAATGACTGGATTGGACAGATTTTTGATTTTGACTTGAATAAAAGTATGGGTTGGTCACGCAACATGTATGATCGGCTGGTTCATTTTGCGTATGGACTTCTGCTCTACCCTTTCTTTTACCGTGGCTTTCAAGTCTGGTTACCTTCAGCCAAATCATTGACCCTATTTTTACTTGTTATTCAATTTGTCATGGCATCCAGCATGTTTTATGAATTGATCGAATGGTGGATAGCAATCAGTTTGTCCCCTGAAGATGCTGAAAATTATAATGGTCAACAAGGCGATATTTGGGATGCACATAAAGATATGTTGCTTGCAACCATCGGGGCAATCTTGATGGGTAGCATCCAGCTACTCAAAGATAAAACGCTTATTCAAAAATAA
- the rsmD gene encoding 16S rRNA (guanine(966)-N(2))-methyltransferase RsmD gives MKNQLRIIGGEWKRRSLPFASIEGLRPTPDRVRETLFNWLMWDIQNAQVLDLCSGSGALGFEALSRGAAKVVMIEPNPAQARFLKDNIQLLKAENCQLLVTTAQLALNKLKNNFDVVFLDPPYDLDLWQELAELSNPLISDKALIYVEADRDLAQLNLPATWHKIKETKAGIVRAGLYQKIS, from the coding sequence ATGAAAAATCAATTGCGTATTATTGGTGGTGAATGGAAACGTCGTAGCCTCCCTTTTGCGAGTATTGAAGGTTTACGCCCAACACCAGACCGTGTCCGTGAAACATTATTCAACTGGCTCATGTGGGATATTCAAAATGCACAGGTTTTAGATCTGTGTAGCGGTTCGGGTGCACTCGGCTTTGAGGCACTCTCTCGCGGCGCAGCAAAAGTCGTTATGATTGAGCCCAATCCAGCCCAAGCACGCTTTTTAAAAGATAATATTCAACTGTTAAAAGCAGAAAATTGCCAGTTGCTGGTCACAACAGCACAGTTGGCATTAAACAAGTTAAAAAATAACTTTGATGTCGTGTTTCTTGATCCACCTTATGACCTTGATTTATGGCAAGAGCTTGCTGAACTTAGCAATCCATTGATTAGTGATAAAGCCTTGATTTATGTCGAGGCTGATCGCGACCTAGCGCAACTCAACTTGCCCGCAACATGGCACAAAATCAAAGAAACCAAAGCGGGGATCGTCAGAGCGGGTTTGTATCAAAAAATCAGTTAA
- the mrdA gene encoding penicillin-binding protein 2, producing MKQHFPLKNMQQEKRIYKGRIFFAIFLVAIFLLLLICRYAYLQIVHYDDFTTASDKNRIRLQPLAPARGYIYDRNGVLLADNYPVFTATLSRADVADIDETINRLIPVLGLTQDDVDRFKSRVKTARKTERLAIKLNLTEADIAKFSEVKYAFPGVKIETQMTRYYPHGELFAHVIGYVGRINDKELKSIDKDLYAGTNLIGKIGVEKSYEDLLHGTPGYESVEADAHGNVLRNLGRQNPARGNDLYLSLDYGLQTIAAKQLADRRGAIVAMDPRTGEILALVSSPSFNPNLFVTGISSKDYSGLRDNLDQPLYNRAVQGAYPPGSTIKPMFGLGGIHYGLVDWSTAISDPGYFSLPGDSHRFRDHKKTGHGSVNMHKAQIVSCDTYFYVLSYRMGIEKMNDWMRQFGFGEKTGVDLPSESTGLYPSPEWKMRTRKSKWLKGETISVSIGQGAFTSTPLQLAMATAITANKGSHVTPHVLRETKGAKKFNVHNAPDGKINFNGTEQDWINMHEAMVDVIQSGTGRGIKGGLQYSIAGKTGTAQVKSIAQGKRYNEAALSSRQWDHGLFVGFAPADNPEIAIAVVWENGKHGGSAAQLARPIFDYWLVTRKKNPLRPAGHQVSGGLMTAGIKPGELPSGSIATTEQNTQAASSPVTSVSAAASSPAANNMPQPADGITE from the coding sequence ATGAAACAGCACTTTCCTTTAAAAAATATGCAACAAGAAAAGCGCATTTATAAGGGTCGTATCTTTTTTGCAATCTTTCTGGTGGCGATTTTTCTACTTTTGCTCATCTGTCGTTATGCATATTTACAGATTGTTCATTACGATGATTTTACAACCGCCTCAGATAAAAACCGGATTCGTTTACAGCCTCTGGCACCGGCACGTGGTTATATCTACGATCGTAATGGCGTATTACTTGCCGATAACTACCCAGTGTTCACAGCAACACTTAGCCGTGCCGATGTAGCAGATATTGATGAAACCATTAACCGTTTAATTCCAGTTTTAGGTTTAACTCAGGATGATGTTGATCGTTTTAAAAGCCGTGTCAAAACCGCTCGCAAAACAGAACGTCTTGCAATTAAGCTAAATTTAACGGAAGCGGATATTGCCAAATTCAGTGAAGTCAAATATGCCTTTCCTGGAGTCAAGATCGAAACCCAAATGACGCGTTACTATCCACATGGTGAACTGTTTGCACATGTGATTGGTTATGTGGGTCGTATCAATGATAAAGAACTGAAATCGATTGATAAGGACTTATATGCGGGCACCAACCTGATTGGTAAAATCGGGGTCGAAAAAAGTTATGAAGACTTGTTGCATGGGACGCCAGGCTATGAATCGGTCGAAGCCGATGCACACGGCAATGTCTTGCGTAATTTAGGCCGTCAAAATCCAGCGCGTGGTAATGATCTGTATTTATCACTTGATTATGGTCTGCAAACCATTGCGGCAAAACAATTGGCTGACCGTCGTGGCGCAATTGTAGCAATGGACCCACGCACAGGTGAAATTCTGGCTCTCGTCTCTAGTCCAAGTTTCAATCCGAACCTCTTCGTGACGGGAATTAGCTCTAAAGACTATAGTGGCCTCCGTGACAACCTCGACCAGCCCCTTTATAACCGTGCGGTTCAAGGTGCTTATCCACCAGGTTCAACCATTAAACCGATGTTTGGTTTAGGGGGGATTCATTATGGGCTAGTCGATTGGAGCACTGCAATTTCCGATCCAGGTTATTTCTCACTGCCAGGTGATAGCCATCGTTTCCGTGACCATAAGAAGACAGGTCATGGTTCAGTGAACATGCATAAAGCTCAGATCGTTTCTTGTGATACCTATTTCTATGTCCTGTCTTATCGGATGGGCATTGAAAAAATGAATGACTGGATGCGTCAATTTGGTTTCGGTGAAAAAACAGGCGTCGACTTGCCAAGTGAAAGCACAGGTCTCTATCCAAGCCCAGAGTGGAAAATGCGAACACGCAAATCCAAATGGCTAAAAGGTGAAACCATCTCCGTCAGTATCGGGCAAGGCGCCTTTACCTCCACGCCTCTACAACTGGCAATGGCAACTGCTATTACCGCCAATAAAGGTTCACATGTCACACCACATGTACTCAGAGAAACCAAAGGCGCCAAAAAATTTAACGTCCACAATGCACCTGATGGCAAAATTAACTTCAATGGTACAGAACAAGACTGGATCAATATGCATGAAGCTATGGTCGATGTAATTCAATCGGGTACAGGTCGTGGTATCAAAGGCGGATTACAATATTCAATTGCAGGTAAAACAGGGACCGCACAGGTTAAAAGTATTGCCCAAGGGAAACGCTATAACGAAGCTGCGCTGTCTTCTCGACAATGGGACCATGGTTTATTTGTTGGCTTTGCTCCCGCTGATAACCCAGAAATCGCGATTGCCGTGGTATGGGAAAATGGTAAGCATGGTGGTTCAGCCGCCCAACTGGCACGTCCAATATTTGACTACTGGTTAGTAACACGTAAAAAGAACCCACTTCGCCCTGCAGGCCATCAAGTCAGTGGGGGGTTAATGACGGCGGGAATTAAACCTGGCGAACTACCAAGTGGCAGTATTGCAACGACTGAACAAAATACACAGGCTGCATCAAGCCCTGTAACGTCTGTATCTGCGGCGGCCTCTAGCCCTGCTGCGAATAATATGCCTCAACCCGCGGATGGAATCACTGAATAA